One genomic region from Nostoc sphaeroides encodes:
- a CDS encoding DegT/DnrJ/EryC1/StrS family aminotransferase, with translation MNKITIRVPFVDLKLQHEPIQRQLQEAIQSVLEQGDFILGQAVSDFEVAFAAASGAAYGVGVASGTDAIALGLQACNIGAGDEVILPANTFIATLIGVIRAGAKPILVDCDRQTALIDLKEAAKTITPHTKAIIPVHLYGQMVSPSELLNFADTYKLLIFEDAAQAHLAQRDGYHAGSVGIAAAFSFYPSKNLGAFGDGGMLLTRDSDVAQKMIRLRNYGASQKYFHTEAGTNSRLDTLQAAVLHQKLPYLPQWNSDRLTIAQQYDKELAPLATAGIIPMENQSDIGHVYHLYVIRVDDSCPIERQQLQEKLTAVGIQTGIHYPIPCHLQPAFTNLGYQPGDFPQAEKLSKEILSLPMYPGLSSSQVKEVVAAIAHAVSTSKTEAKEGVGSREWGVG, from the coding sequence ATGAATAAAATAACCATTAGAGTACCTTTTGTAGACCTGAAGTTACAACACGAACCAATTCAAAGGCAATTGCAAGAAGCAATCCAATCTGTATTGGAACAGGGAGATTTTATTTTAGGGCAAGCAGTTTCAGATTTTGAAGTAGCATTTGCGGCAGCGTCTGGGGCAGCTTATGGAGTTGGTGTTGCATCAGGAACAGATGCGATCGCTCTCGGATTGCAAGCGTGTAATATTGGGGCTGGTGATGAAGTGATTTTACCAGCAAACACTTTTATCGCAACCTTGATTGGAGTTATCCGGGCTGGCGCGAAGCCGATTCTGGTAGATTGCGATCGCCAAACAGCTTTAATTGACTTAAAAGAAGCAGCAAAGACAATTACGCCTCATACCAAAGCAATTATCCCTGTGCATCTCTATGGTCAAATGGTATCACCAAGTGAACTATTGAACTTTGCCGATACCTACAAACTACTAATTTTTGAAGATGCGGCACAAGCACACCTCGCCCAAAGAGATGGATATCACGCTGGTTCCGTAGGCATAGCAGCAGCTTTTAGTTTCTATCCCAGCAAAAATTTGGGAGCATTTGGCGATGGAGGAATGCTGCTAACACGAGATTCAGATGTAGCCCAGAAGATGATACGCTTGCGAAATTATGGTGCATCGCAAAAGTATTTTCATACTGAAGCAGGTACAAATAGCCGCTTGGATACTTTACAAGCAGCAGTCTTACACCAAAAATTACCATATTTACCACAATGGAATAGCGATCGCTTGACTATTGCCCAGCAGTATGATAAAGAATTAGCACCTTTGGCAACTGCTGGGATTATCCCTATGGAAAACCAAAGTGATATAGGGCATGTGTATCATCTTTATGTGATTAGAGTTGATGATTCTTGCCCCATAGAACGCCAGCAACTCCAGGAAAAACTCACAGCAGTAGGAATTCAAACTGGCATTCACTACCCAATTCCTTGTCATCTCCAACCGGCATTCACCAACTTAGGCTATCAGCCTGGAGATTTTCCGCAAGCAGAAAAACTGTCAAAAGAAATATTATCATTACCGATGTATCCTGGTTTGAGCAGTAGCCAAGTCAAAGAAGTTGTAGCTGCGATCGCTCATGCAGTCTCAACTTCTAAAACAGAAGCAAAAGAGGGAGTAGGGAGTAGGGAGTGGGGAGTAGGGTAA